Proteins co-encoded in one Methylomonas albis genomic window:
- a CDS encoding HDOD domain-containing protein: MKAAAIKQLIAGSIELFSLPDIYFQLSEMIRDPRFSLADIGKVIAKDPALSARLLRVVNSPFYGFQAKIDTISRAVTVIGIDDLSNLVLATSVVDRFGKIPDELIDMTSFWMRSIHCAVIARLLAKSSAVLQTERLFLAGLLHDIGSLLLSQKMPEQYLRVLLAADHNRALLAGFEQELIGFTHAEVGGELLKTWGLPASLYETIGCYLNPADAHAHKLDTHLLHMAARLVDSDQQADGLEIAIAEFSNHSLTLVRLTREQIIVIMAQVEDEFLQMFELLGPNKKFH; the protein is encoded by the coding sequence TTGAAAGCGGCTGCTATTAAGCAATTGATTGCCGGCTCGATCGAACTATTCTCCCTGCCCGACATTTATTTCCAACTCAGCGAGATGATCCGCGACCCGCGTTTCTCGCTGGCCGACATTGGCAAGGTTATCGCCAAAGACCCGGCCCTGAGTGCGCGCTTGTTACGCGTGGTAAATAGCCCTTTCTACGGTTTTCAAGCCAAGATCGACACCATTTCCCGCGCCGTTACCGTTATCGGCATAGACGACTTAAGTAATCTGGTACTTGCAACCAGCGTAGTTGACCGCTTCGGGAAAATTCCCGACGAGCTGATTGACATGACATCCTTCTGGATGCGTAGCATACATTGCGCAGTAATAGCGCGCCTGCTGGCAAAATCCAGCGCAGTACTGCAAACCGAAAGACTGTTTTTGGCCGGCTTGCTGCACGACATAGGCTCGCTGCTGCTGAGTCAAAAAATGCCCGAGCAATATCTGCGCGTATTGCTTGCCGCAGACCACAATCGCGCCTTGCTGGCCGGCTTCGAACAAGAACTGATTGGTTTCACTCACGCCGAGGTCGGCGGGGAATTGCTAAAAACCTGGGGCTTACCGGCGTCCCTTTACGAAACAATAGGCTGCTATCTTAACCCTGCCGATGCTCACGCACACAAATTGGACACGCATTTACTGCATATGGCAGCCCGTCTGGTCGATAGTGACCAACAAGCCGATGGCCTGGAAATAGCTATTGCGGAGTTTTCCAATCATTCCTTAACGCTTGTGCGTCTGACTCGAGAGCAAATCATAGTGATAATGGCGCAGGTGGAGGACGAGTTTTTGCAGATGTTTGAATTACTCGGCCCGAACAAGAAGTTTCATTAA
- a CDS encoding hybrid sensor histidine kinase/response regulator: MKPIHQNITKIRRDYNALVANETLEDYALRYAPRSFRKWSEFQVANTAFGSTSFLVLEAIGGFLSINYGFTNACWAILIVGIVIFITSLPISYYAARYHIDIDLLTRAAGFGYIGSTVTSLIYASFTFTLFALEASIMSLAIELYFQIPLALAHVVSAVIVVPLVTFGITTISRMQLWTQPIWLLLLIAPYIAVANAEPEALMTLQAYFWIAGSGEGFDWLLFGTATTVAFSMVAQIGEQVDFLRFMPDKTKANKFKWWAAMLAAGPGWIVFGVVRQIAGALLAHLAIRHGISPQHAHEPTQMYLVAYNELFENPQWALATTTLFVVLSQLKINVTNAYAGSLAWSNFFSRLTHSHPGRVVWLLFNVLIALLLMEFGVFGALEKVLGLFSNMSIAWISAVAAELMINKPLGLSPKEIEFKRAYLSDLNPVGMVATFVASVVSILAYVGLFGEWPKAFSAFIALSLAFVLVPVMAYCCGGKHYLARDRKKHNRQAHGKCSICENEFEHDDMAYCPAYAGSICSLCCTLDARCLDACKPGFRFDDYLESLAKSLMPDFIGITARLRLLRFGLLFGFLTILTGIFISIIYYQDLLSIQHNQPAFGLLVNNFLKIYASLLVFIGLCTWWLILNAESRRVAHEETAKQTQLLLQEIEQHKQTDLKLQQARRMADAANQAKSRFLSNMSHEIRSPLNSIVGYAHILHQDPNIPENRRQAVDTLKRSGEHLSALIEDILDIARIEARKFDFKYQPIDFPGFIEHLVCVYKAQAEDKGLSFNCQLTTVLPQRIRGDEKRVGQILMNLLGNAIKFTSQGSIGFRIGYSSGVASFQVSDTGSGIDEQQLQNIFQPFTRLDTPTGNAVSGSGLGLTICKVLTEVMGGELTVQSRVGEGSTFSVRLLLPSVGVESDTEPHAPIIGYQGTRRRIMVVDDQREHRELLLSLLEPLGFYLEEADSGETCLDKAAAQTPDLILLDISMSGIDGIETAMRLRERGLQMPILVLSANAYPGDRLAVLNAGCNDFLSKPIQVTQLISKLKLYLSLVWLYQDDPGQAVPEKAAQPMLVPPPELLHACVECVRIGDLLGLKKVLEQLSQAEPRYGAFFAKLTALANQFRVGEIRKLLQMHKQEVSR, encoded by the coding sequence ATGAAGCCAATTCACCAAAACATCACCAAAATCCGCCGCGACTACAACGCCTTGGTCGCTAACGAAACCCTGGAAGACTACGCGCTACGCTATGCACCGCGCAGTTTTCGGAAATGGAGCGAATTCCAGGTCGCCAACACCGCGTTCGGCTCGACCTCGTTTCTGGTGCTGGAAGCCATCGGCGGTTTTTTGTCTATCAACTACGGCTTTACCAATGCCTGCTGGGCGATATTGATCGTCGGCATCGTGATTTTTATCACCAGCTTGCCGATTAGTTATTACGCGGCCCGCTACCATATCGACATCGATCTATTGACCCGCGCCGCCGGTTTTGGCTACATCGGCTCTACTGTCACCTCGCTAATTTACGCCTCGTTTACCTTCACGCTGTTTGCGCTGGAAGCCTCGATTATGTCGCTGGCGATTGAATTATATTTCCAGATTCCGCTGGCTCTTGCGCATGTGGTCAGTGCGGTAATTGTGGTGCCGCTGGTGACTTTTGGGATTACCACCATCAGCCGCATGCAGTTATGGACCCAGCCGATCTGGCTGCTACTGTTAATTGCGCCTTATATTGCGGTGGCCAATGCCGAGCCGGAAGCGCTGATGACATTGCAGGCGTATTTCTGGATCGCCGGCAGCGGGGAAGGCTTCGATTGGCTGTTATTCGGCACTGCCACCACCGTGGCATTTTCGATGGTGGCGCAAATTGGCGAGCAGGTGGACTTTCTGCGCTTCATGCCGGATAAAACCAAGGCCAATAAATTCAAGTGGTGGGCGGCGATGCTGGCGGCCGGGCCGGGCTGGATCGTGTTTGGGGTAGTTCGACAAATTGCCGGTGCGTTGTTGGCGCATCTGGCGATTCGGCACGGTATTAGTCCGCAGCATGCTCACGAGCCGACGCAGATGTATCTGGTGGCGTACAACGAACTGTTCGAAAATCCGCAATGGGCTTTGGCGACCACGACCTTATTCGTGGTGCTCAGCCAGCTAAAAATCAACGTCACCAATGCTTATGCCGGATCGCTGGCCTGGTCCAATTTTTTCTCAAGGTTGACGCATAGCCATCCGGGGCGGGTGGTGTGGTTGCTGTTTAACGTGCTCATCGCCCTGTTGCTGATGGAGTTTGGCGTGTTTGGCGCGCTGGAAAAAGTGTTGGGTCTGTTTTCGAATATGTCTATCGCCTGGATCAGCGCGGTGGCGGCGGAATTGATGATTAACAAGCCCTTGGGACTGAGTCCGAAGGAAATCGAATTCAAGCGCGCCTATTTGTCGGATCTCAATCCGGTGGGGATGGTCGCCACGTTTGTGGCGTCGGTGGTGTCGATTCTGGCTTATGTGGGCCTGTTCGGTGAATGGCCTAAGGCGTTCTCGGCGTTTATCGCTCTGAGTCTGGCTTTTGTCCTGGTACCGGTGATGGCGTATTGCTGCGGTGGTAAACATTACCTGGCCCGCGACCGGAAAAAACACAATCGTCAAGCGCACGGCAAATGCTCGATTTGCGAGAACGAATTCGAACACGATGACATGGCGTATTGCCCGGCTTACGCCGGCAGTATTTGTTCTTTGTGCTGCACGCTGGACGCCCGCTGTCTGGATGCCTGCAAGCCGGGCTTTCGCTTCGACGATTATCTGGAAAGCCTGGCCAAGAGCCTGATGCCGGATTTTATCGGCATAACCGCGCGTTTGCGCCTGTTGCGCTTTGGGCTGTTGTTCGGCTTTCTGACCATCCTGACTGGGATCTTTATCAGTATCATTTATTATCAGGATTTGCTGAGTATTCAGCATAATCAGCCGGCCTTTGGCTTATTGGTCAATAACTTCCTAAAGATATACGCGTCTTTGCTGGTGTTTATCGGTTTGTGTACCTGGTGGCTGATTCTGAATGCCGAGAGCCGGCGGGTGGCGCATGAGGAAACAGCCAAGCAAACCCAGTTGCTGTTGCAGGAAATCGAGCAACACAAGCAAACCGATCTGAAGTTGCAGCAGGCGCGACGGATGGCGGATGCCGCGAATCAGGCCAAGAGTCGGTTTTTAAGTAATATGAGCCACGAGATTCGTTCGCCGTTGAACAGCATTGTCGGCTACGCCCATATTTTGCACCAGGACCCGAATATCCCGGAAAACCGGCGGCAAGCAGTGGATACTTTAAAGCGTAGCGGCGAGCACTTGAGTGCGCTGATCGAAGACATTTTGGACATCGCCCGCATAGAGGCGCGCAAATTCGATTTTAAATACCAGCCTATCGATTTTCCCGGCTTTATCGAGCATTTGGTGTGCGTCTATAAAGCCCAAGCCGAAGATAAAGGTTTGAGTTTTAATTGCCAGTTGACCACCGTGCTGCCGCAGCGCATCCGCGGCGATGAAAAGCGGGTAGGGCAGATCTTGATGAATTTGCTCGGCAACGCCATCAAATTTACCAGCCAGGGCAGTATCGGTTTTCGGATCGGTTACAGCAGCGGTGTGGCCAGTTTTCAGGTATCCGATACCGGTAGCGGCATCGACGAACAACAATTGCAAAACATCTTTCAACCCTTCACCCGGCTGGATACGCCGACCGGCAATGCGGTATCCGGCAGTGGTTTGGGACTGACGATTTGTAAAGTCCTTACCGAAGTGATGGGCGGTGAATTGACGGTACAAAGCCGCGTTGGTGAAGGCTCCACGTTTAGCGTAAGGCTGTTGTTGCCGAGTGTGGGAGTGGAAAGTGACACCGAGCCGCATGCACCCATCATCGGCTATCAAGGCACGCGCCGACGGATCATGGTGGTGGACGACCAGCGCGAACATCGCGAGTTGTTGTTATCTTTGCTGGAGCCGCTGGGGTTTTATCTGGAGGAGGCCGATTCCGGCGAGACTTGTTTGGATAAGGCGGCGGCGCAAACTCCCGATTTGATCTTGTTGGATATTTCGATGAGCGGTATAGATGGTATCGAAACCGCGATGCGTTTGCGCGAGCGCGGGCTGCAGATGCCGATTTTGGTGCTGAGCGCCAATGCCTACCCCGGTGATCGGCTGGCGGTATTAAATGCCGGGTGTAACGACTTTCTGTCCAAGCCGATTCAGGTAACGCAGTTGATCAGTAAGCTGAAATTATATTTGTCGCTTGTCTGGTTATATCAGGATGACCCTGGGCAAGCGGTTCCCGAAAAAGCCGCTCAACCGATGTTGGTACCGCCACCGGAACTCTTGCACGCCTGTGTGGAGTGCGTGCGGATCGGCGACTTATTGGGTTTGAAGAAAGTGTTGGAACAGCTCAGTCAAGCCGAGCCGCGTTACGGCGCTTTTTTTGCCAAGCTGACGGCGTTGGCGAATCAATTTAGGGTAGGCGAAATCAGAAAACTACTGCAGATGCACAAACAGGAGGTGTCCCGATGA
- a CDS encoding Maf family protein, with the protein MNTIVLASSSKYRRQLLEKLGLDFLSCSSDIDESPQAGESPAALVSRLSMAKAEEVGKTHPNHLIIGSDQVAALDQDILGKPGGRDAAFQQLAKQSGRVVQFYTGICVLNSATGRRLSDLDVCSVYFKTLGSSQIQNYIDRDQPFDCAGSFKSEGLGIALFNRVVGEDPNALVGLPLIKLVGLLEKFGVNIL; encoded by the coding sequence ATGAACACCATTGTCCTTGCCTCTAGTTCGAAATATCGTCGCCAGTTATTGGAAAAACTGGGTCTAGATTTTCTAAGTTGCAGCAGTGACATCGATGAGAGCCCGCAAGCGGGCGAATCCCCGGCAGCTTTGGTAAGCAGGTTATCGATGGCCAAAGCTGAAGAAGTCGGCAAAACACATCCTAATCATTTAATCATCGGTTCCGATCAGGTTGCGGCACTGGACCAAGACATATTGGGAAAACCCGGTGGGCGCGACGCAGCGTTTCAACAACTTGCCAAGCAATCCGGCCGAGTGGTGCAATTTTATACCGGCATCTGTGTTTTGAATAGCGCAACGGGTCGCCGCTTAAGCGATCTGGATGTTTGTAGCGTGTATTTCAAAACGCTGGGGTCATCCCAAATTCAAAACTATATTGATCGGGATCAGCCCTTCGATTGTGCCGGCAGCTTTAAGTCCGAGGGCTTGGGCATCGCGCTGTTTAATAGAGTTGTCGGCGAGGATCCGAATGCTTTGGTCGGTTTGCCGTTGATAAAACTGGTGGGATTATTGGAAAAGTTCGGCGTCAATATTCTCTAA
- the rpmF gene encoding 50S ribosomal protein L32 yields the protein MAVQKSKVSRSRRGQRRSHDALVGKTLAQDPLTGETHLRHHMTPDGFFKGRQIIAGNNED from the coding sequence ATGGCAGTACAAAAGAGCAAAGTATCGCGTTCCAGACGCGGTCAACGTCGTTCACACGATGCATTAGTCGGCAAAACCCTGGCTCAGGATCCGTTGACCGGCGAAACCCATCTGCGTCACCACATGACGCCGGACGGTTTCTTCAAAGGCCGTCAAATCATTGCCGGCAACAACGAAGATTAA
- the fabD gene encoding ACP S-malonyltransferase has protein sequence MTTIEQSYNVAFVFPGQGSQAVGMLGTLATANPLVKQTFEQASDVLGFDLWNLVANGPDTDLNQTHNTQPAMLAAGVAVWRAWCETTNIKPAWMAGHSLGEYTALVCAGALGYEDAIRLVAERGRLMQEAVPAGKGAMAAILGLEDHQVVNTCAEVANGEIVAAANFNAPGQVVIAGETAAVERAMAALKTLGAKRTLKLPVSVPSHCALMEAASDKLNDILQGITLEMPNSTLIHNADVKSHGSPEVIRYALKEQLFKPVRWVESVKFMHEQGVTAFVECGPGKVLVGLNKRIAPDAAHLTMFDPETINNVVEQLRG, from the coding sequence ATGACGACGATAGAACAAAGTTACAATGTGGCATTCGTATTTCCCGGACAAGGCTCGCAAGCCGTCGGTATGCTGGGCACGCTGGCCACCGCCAACCCACTGGTCAAGCAAACGTTCGAACAAGCCTCCGACGTACTGGGGTTTGATTTGTGGAATCTGGTCGCAAACGGCCCTGACACCGACTTAAATCAAACCCATAACACCCAGCCGGCGATGCTGGCAGCCGGCGTTGCAGTATGGCGGGCCTGGTGCGAAACAACCAACATCAAACCCGCCTGGATGGCTGGCCATAGCTTGGGCGAATACACTGCCCTGGTTTGCGCCGGTGCGCTAGGCTATGAAGACGCCATTCGTCTGGTGGCCGAACGCGGCCGACTGATGCAGGAAGCCGTACCGGCCGGAAAAGGCGCGATGGCGGCCATTCTGGGCTTGGAAGATCATCAAGTCGTTAATACCTGCGCCGAAGTGGCCAATGGCGAAATCGTCGCCGCCGCCAATTTCAACGCCCCTGGTCAGGTTGTGATTGCCGGCGAAACCGCCGCAGTGGAACGCGCGATGGCAGCCTTGAAAACGCTGGGCGCCAAACGCACATTAAAACTGCCGGTCAGTGTGCCTTCGCACTGTGCGTTGATGGAAGCCGCTTCCGACAAGCTAAACGACATATTGCAAGGCATTACGCTGGAGATGCCAAATAGCACGCTGATCCACAACGCCGACGTTAAATCGCACGGCTCGCCCGAAGTGATTCGTTACGCGTTGAAAGAACAATTGTTCAAACCAGTGCGTTGGGTGGAAAGCGTCAAATTCATGCACGAACAAGGCGTTACCGCCTTCGTCGAATGCGGACCCGGCAAAGTATTAGTCGGTCTAAACAAACGCATTGCGCCGGACGCCGCACATCTGACCATGTTCGACCCCGAAACCATCAACAACGTTGTGGAGCAACTCCGTGGATAA
- the fabG gene encoding 3-oxoacyl-ACP reductase FabG, with protein MDKKLAIVTGASRGIGRAIAEKLVADGFFVVGTATSDNGAEAISAYLGENGQGYKLNVADSADIDSFIKTTGDAYGTPAVLVNNAGITRDNLLMRMKDEEWDDIINTNLTSIFRMSKAVLRAMMKVRYGRIINISSVVGSTGNAGQANYAAAKAGMIGFAKSMAKEVGSRGITVNTVSPGFIDTDMTKELSEDIKNALLGSIALGRLGQPQEIAHAVSFLASEQASYITGETLHVNGGMYMP; from the coding sequence GTGGATAAAAAACTCGCCATTGTTACCGGCGCCAGTCGCGGCATAGGCCGGGCCATTGCTGAAAAATTAGTCGCCGATGGCTTTTTTGTGGTCGGCACTGCCACCTCCGATAACGGCGCCGAGGCTATTTCCGCTTATCTGGGCGAGAACGGCCAAGGCTACAAATTAAATGTCGCCGATTCCGCCGACATCGACAGCTTTATCAAAACCACCGGCGACGCCTACGGCACTCCGGCAGTCTTGGTCAACAACGCCGGCATCACCCGCGACAACCTGTTGATGCGGATGAAAGACGAGGAATGGGACGACATCATCAATACCAACCTGACCTCGATTTTTCGCATGAGCAAAGCTGTGCTGCGCGCCATGATGAAAGTCCGTTACGGCCGCATCATCAATATTTCCTCAGTGGTGGGTTCCACCGGCAACGCCGGCCAAGCCAACTATGCAGCTGCCAAAGCCGGCATGATAGGCTTTGCCAAATCGATGGCCAAAGAAGTCGGTTCGCGCGGCATCACCGTCAACACTGTCTCTCCCGGCTTTATCGATACCGACATGACCAAAGAACTGTCGGAAGACATCAAAAACGCCCTACTCGGTTCGATTGCTTTGGGCCGCCTCGGCCAGCCGCAAGAAATTGCCCATGCGGTGTCCTTCCTGGCCTCCGAGCAAGCGTCTTACATCACCGGCGAAACCTTGCATGTGAATGGCGGCATGTACATGCCTTAA
- a CDS encoding beta-ketoacyl-ACP synthase III, whose product MTRWTHVIGTGGYLPETIRTNDEISATVDTSDSWIYERTGIKSRRIAGPEETASSMAEIAARQAIEMAGIAAADIDMIIVATGTPDRVYPSTACLLQERLGIKQCVGFDIQAACSGSVYGLSIADQYLKTGFAKNVLVVGTEICSRIVDWTDRGTCILFGDGAGAILLTAGDKPGILSTHIHSDGGYEDLLYCPNPQAAAVAKQNELAYISMRGNEVFKVAVNTLGRIVDETLEANGMQQSDIDWLVPHQANTRIIAATAKKLGMSMDQVILTLESQGNTSSASVLLAFNEGVRDGRIQRGQTVLMEAFGAGFTWGSALIRY is encoded by the coding sequence ATGACACGCTGGACTCATGTTATCGGTACGGGCGGCTACCTGCCCGAAACCATACGCACCAATGACGAAATTTCCGCCACGGTGGATACATCGGACAGCTGGATCTACGAAAGAACCGGCATCAAAAGTCGCCGCATAGCCGGCCCCGAAGAAACCGCCTCCAGCATGGCGGAAATTGCCGCCCGACAAGCCATAGAGATGGCCGGCATCGCCGCCGCAGACATCGACATGATCATCGTCGCCACCGGCACGCCGGATCGCGTCTATCCCAGCACCGCCTGCCTGTTGCAGGAACGCCTGGGCATCAAGCAATGCGTCGGGTTCGATATTCAGGCCGCCTGCTCGGGTTCGGTTTACGGGCTAAGCATCGCCGATCAATACCTGAAAACCGGTTTTGCCAAAAACGTATTGGTAGTAGGTACGGAGATTTGCTCCCGTATCGTCGATTGGACCGACCGTGGCACCTGCATTTTGTTCGGCGACGGCGCCGGCGCGATTTTGCTGACCGCTGGCGATAAACCGGGCATCTTGTCCACGCATATACATTCCGACGGCGGTTACGAAGATTTATTGTATTGCCCTAATCCGCAGGCAGCTGCAGTCGCCAAACAAAACGAATTGGCTTACATCAGCATGCGCGGCAATGAAGTATTCAAAGTCGCTGTTAATACCCTGGGCCGCATCGTCGATGAAACCCTGGAAGCCAACGGCATGCAACAAAGCGATATCGATTGGCTGGTGCCGCATCAGGCCAATACCCGCATCATCGCCGCCACTGCCAAAAAGCTGGGCATGTCCATGGATCAAGTGATTCTGACCCTGGAAAGCCAAGGCAACACCTCCTCTGCCTCCGTGTTATTGGCGTTTAACGAAGGTGTGCGCGACGGCCGCATTCAACGCGGACAAACCGTATTAATGGAAGCTTTTGGAGCCGGTTTTACCTGGGGTTCCGCATTAATCAGGTACTAA
- a CDS encoding lytic transglycosylase domain-containing protein, producing MKPLLITILSLGLIADVAADIFKYTDPSGRVYYTDEPKKGFDYRLIIRTRPRTYSRDLKFMSGNKLKFNDLVAKAAAKHQMDPKLLHAVIQAESAYNPNAVSSAGAVGLMQLMPDTARRYGVTDRRDAEQNVDGGTRYLKDLLAMFNSNLTLAVAGYNAGEGAVMKYNNSVPPYPETRNYVQHVMSLYRKS from the coding sequence ATGAAACCCCTCCTGATCACCATTTTATCCCTAGGATTAATCGCGGATGTGGCGGCGGATATTTTTAAATATACCGATCCCAGCGGCCGAGTGTATTACACCGACGAGCCCAAAAAAGGCTTCGATTACCGCTTGATCATCCGCACCCGGCCGCGTACTTACAGCCGTGACCTAAAGTTCATGTCGGGCAATAAGCTTAAATTCAATGACTTGGTTGCCAAGGCGGCGGCCAAGCACCAAATGGACCCAAAACTGCTGCACGCGGTGATTCAAGCCGAATCAGCCTATAACCCCAACGCCGTATCGTCAGCCGGCGCGGTGGGCTTGATGCAATTAATGCCTGATACCGCGCGCCGTTACGGTGTTACCGACCGGCGCGATGCCGAGCAGAATGTCGACGGCGGCACCCGTTATTTGAAAGACTTGCTGGCCATGTTCAACTCCAATTTAACCCTGGCGGTGGCCGGTTACAATGCCGGCGAAGGCGCGGTGATGAAATACAATAACAGCGTGCCGCCCTATCCCGAAACCCGCAATTATGTGCAGCACGTCATGTCGCTGTATCGGAAAAGTTAA
- a CDS encoding YceD family protein produces the protein MSDKFPDLIDPVLFAERRSAVSGELKIATLERLSDSVIDHDGSVNVRIEFGKEGKRIVVAGHIEGVVEVQCQSCLQALTWPLDIDFKLAVVASLQEEKQLNDCEPLLLDGDTLSLNALVEDEILLALPDYPRHEHNCLAHNHSEDADYSATDSQTKANNPFSVLAKLKKTGD, from the coding sequence ATGTCAGACAAGTTTCCCGACCTTATTGATCCCGTACTCTTCGCCGAAAGACGAAGCGCTGTGTCCGGAGAATTAAAAATCGCTACTCTCGAGCGCTTGTCTGATAGCGTGATTGATCATGACGGCAGTGTTAACGTCAGGATCGAATTTGGTAAGGAAGGCAAACGCATAGTCGTTGCCGGCCATATCGAGGGTGTTGTGGAAGTACAGTGTCAATCTTGTTTACAAGCACTGACCTGGCCACTGGATATCGATTTTAAATTGGCTGTTGTCGCTTCGCTACAAGAAGAAAAGCAACTGAACGATTGCGAACCGTTATTGCTGGACGGCGACACCCTTTCGTTAAACGCGCTGGTCGAAGACGAAATCCTGCTGGCATTGCCCGACTACCCTCGGCATGAACACAATTGTCTCGCGCACAACCATTCGGAAGATGCCGATTACAGCGCAACAGATAGTCAGACTAAGGCTAACAACCCTTTTTCTGTTTTAGCAAAACTTAAAAAAACTGGAGATTGA
- the plsX gene encoding phosphate acyltransferase PlsX — translation MSSTLSIDAMGGDFGPQVTVPASLACLRKNPGLNLIMVGDEAVLGNLLSQALVEFEGRISIQHASQVVEMDEAPQKALKNKKDSSMRVAINLVQEGKADACVSAGNTGALMATARFVLKMIPGIERPAIISTLPSVFGHTHMLDLGANVDSSAEHLYQFAVMGEEVVKAVEKIERPRIGLLNIGEEDMKGNEQVKAAAKLLENSGLNYIGYVEGNSINAGNVKVDLIVADGFVGNVALKSIEGAAKMIGGKLKDSFSQNWLTKVAGLIAYPVLKRFKNSIDPRLYNGASFIGLRGLVIKSHGGADALAFETAIHLAEVEVAQGVIRKISEKLELALTQKVDE, via the coding sequence GTGAGCTCAACTCTCTCAATTGATGCCATGGGTGGGGATTTCGGTCCTCAAGTGACCGTTCCCGCCTCACTGGCCTGTTTAAGAAAAAATCCGGGTTTAAATTTAATCATGGTTGGCGATGAAGCGGTTCTTGGTAACCTGCTATCCCAAGCGCTGGTCGAGTTTGAAGGCCGGATCAGTATTCAACACGCCTCGCAAGTCGTCGAAATGGACGAAGCGCCGCAAAAAGCCTTGAAGAACAAAAAAGATTCTTCCATGCGGGTGGCCATCAACTTAGTCCAGGAAGGCAAGGCCGATGCTTGCGTCAGCGCCGGTAATACCGGTGCATTGATGGCTACGGCCCGTTTTGTGTTGAAAATGATTCCCGGCATCGAACGCCCGGCGATTATTTCCACCTTACCATCGGTTTTCGGCCACACCCACATGCTGGATTTGGGCGCCAACGTCGATTCCAGCGCCGAACATCTCTACCAATTTGCGGTAATGGGTGAAGAAGTAGTCAAGGCCGTCGAGAAAATCGAGCGTCCGCGTATCGGCTTGCTGAACATCGGCGAAGAAGACATGAAAGGCAACGAGCAAGTTAAAGCCGCCGCCAAATTGCTGGAAAATTCCGGGCTGAATTATATCGGCTACGTGGAAGGCAACTCGATCAACGCCGGCAACGTCAAAGTCGATTTGATCGTCGCCGACGGTTTCGTGGGTAACGTGGCCCTGAAATCGATTGAAGGCGCGGCAAAAATGATAGGCGGCAAACTGAAAGACAGTTTTTCGCAAAACTGGCTGACAAAAGTAGCCGGACTGATTGCCTACCCGGTTCTCAAGCGCTTCAAAAACAGCATAGACCCGCGCCTGTATAACGGCGCCAGTTTCATCGGCCTGCGCGGTCTGGTGATCAAAAGCCACGGCGGCGCCGACGCACTGGCTTTCGAAACCGCCATCCATTTGGCGGAAGTCGAAGTTGCGCAGGGCGTTATTCGTAAAATCAGCGAAAAACTAGAACTCGCGCTGACCCAAAAGGTTGATGAATGA